GCGCGGGGCCGCGTCGCCGATGCGCTCGATCTCGAACGCGGGCAGCGCCGCCAGCGCGCGCCCCTGCGGGTGCGCGGCCCACTCCTCCGGGCTGCGCATCATCGCCGCCACCGCGCCGGCGCCCGCCGCGGCGGTCTCGAAATCCTCGCCCTTCCAGCCCGCGAGCTTCTCCTGGACCGACTCGCGCGTGTCACTCGCGCCGAGCAGACTCACCACCGCGCGCCGGTGGTGCGGGAAGTTCGTGTGCAGGCGCACGAAGCGGCCGTCGCCCGTGCGGTACACGCCGGCGATCGGGTCCCACATGGGCGGGGTGTCGATGCTCGTGACCCGCAGGTAGCGCTCGCTGCGGAACTCGATCGCCGCGGCGCGCATGTCGACGGCGACGCGCTGCGCGCGGCCCGTGCGCAGCCGCCAGATCTCGGCGGCGGCCAGCCCGGCCGCGGCGATCGTCGCCTGTGCGAACGCGCCGACGCGGAAGGTCGACGGCAATACGGGATCGTCGCCCGCGAGTGACACGCGTGGGAGCGCCGCGGGATCGCCGCCGCCCAGCCGCCAGATCTCGTGCAGCGCGTCCGCCGCCGTGCTCATGCGCCGACCTTCGCGCCCTCGTCGGCGGCAGTCAATCTTGATCGTCCGATCAACCCGGCAAGAAACCGTCGAGCACCTCGGGAATGTGCTCTTCGATCAGCGACAAGAACCTCGCAACGATGCGACGGTAGCGCTCTTCGAGCGATTCGCTCCCCTTCGGCTCGAGA
This window of the Myxococcota bacterium genome carries:
- a CDS encoding CoA transferase encodes the protein MSTAADALHEIWRLGGGDPAALPRVSLAGDDPVLPSTFRVGAFAQATIAAAGLAAAEIWRLRTGRAQRVAVDMRAAAIEFRSERYLRVTSIDTPPMWDPIAGVYRTGDGRFVRLHTNFPHHRRAVVSLLGASDTRESVQEKLAGWKGEDFETAAAGAGAVAAMMRSPEEWAAHPQGRALAALPAFEIERIGDAAPR